In Oryza sativa Japonica Group chromosome 11, ASM3414082v1, the following are encoded in one genomic region:
- the LOC4350632 gene encoding probable indole-3-acetic acid-amido synthetase GH3.13: MDHLTMTSTSSENAPDHDHDHDASSPAPATATAAALPPMIPACDPHDGPACLELIEVLTTRAAAVQRRVLAEVLAMNTGTDYLRRFLGDEVVAAAGGEDELAAAFKERVPVVEYEDVKPYIERIANGAPSSLISSKPITELLTSSGTSGGQPKLMPATEEELDRKTFLYNLLVPVMNKYVEGLDEGRGMYLLFVKPEITTASGMVARPVLTSYYKSRHFRRRPDSPYTRYTSPDAAILCPDSRQSMYAQLLCGLARRGEVLRVGAVFASAFLRAVKFLEGHWRALCADIRAGRADPAVVTDAACRGAVDAVLAARADPDLADAIAAECGGASWRGIVRRLWPRTKYIDVIVTGSMAQYIPLLEFYGGGLPLVSTMYASSESYFGINLRPLDPPEEVVYTLLPNMCYYEFIKVEKDGDGEKVRDGEVVDLVGVEVGAYYELVVTTFTGLYRYRVGDILQVAGFHNAAPQFRFVHRRNVVLSVDTDKTSEDDLLRAVTAAKPLLDPLSCVLAEYTAYADTSSIPGHYVLFWELTPSPSPPPPPCHDDADDAADIGEDKDKVAHVMAACCAAVEAGLDSVYRRCRSRDRSIGPLEIRVVAPGAFDALMDMCVSHGSSVNQYKTPRCIKHPDAIAVLEQRVVGRFFSDAVPHWEPLKVDGAAAAPATGSDQ, translated from the exons atggatcatCTAACAATGACGTCCACGTCGTCTGAAAATGCGCCCGACCACGACCACGACCACGACGcctcttcgccggcgccggcgacggcgacggcggcggcgctgccaccGATGATCCCGGCGTGCGACCCGCACGACGGGCCGGCGTGCCTGGAGCTCATCGAGGTGCTGaccacgcgcgccgccgccgtccagcgGCGCGTCCTCGCCGAGGTCCTCGCCATGAACACCGGCACCGACTACCTCCGCCGGTTTCTCGGCGacgaggtcgtcgccgccgccggcggcgaggacgagctCGCCGCGGCGTTCAAGGAGCGCGTGCCGGTGGTGGAGTACGAGGACGTGAAGCCGTACATCGAGCGCATCGCCAACGGCGCCCCGTCGTCGCTCATCTCCTCCAAGCCCATCACCGAGCTCCTCACGAG CTCCGGCACGTCAGGCGGGCAGCCGAAGCTGAtgccggcgacggaggaggagctcgaCCGCAAGACCTTCCTCTACAACCTCCTCGTCCCCGTCATGAACAA GTACGTGGAGGGGCTGGACGAGGGGAGGGGGATGTACCTGCTGTTCGTGAAGCCGGAGATCACGACGGCGTCGGGGATGGTGGCGAGGCCGGTGCTGACGAGCTACTACAAGAGCCGCCActtccggcggcggccggacagCCCGTACACGCGGTACACGAGCCCCGACGCGGCGATCCTCTGCCCGGACAGCCGCCAGAGCATGTACGCGCAGCTGCTCTGCGGCCtcgcccgccgcggcgaggtgctccgcgtcggcgccgtcttcgcctccgccttcctccgcgccgtcAAGTTCCTCGAGGGCCACTGGCGCGCCCTCTGCGCCGAcatccgcgccggccgcgccgacccGGCCGTCGTCACCGACGCCGCCTgccgcggcgccgtcgacgccgtcctcgccgcccgcgccgaccccgacctcgccgacgccatcgccgccgagtgTGGCGGCGCGTCGTGGCGGGGCATCGTGCGGCGGCTGTGGCCGCGGACCAAGTACATCGACGTGATCGTGACGGGGTCCATGGCGCAGTACATCCCGCTGCTGGAGTTCTACGGCGGCGGGCTGCCGCTGGTGTCGACGATGTACGCGTCGTCGGAGTCCTACTTCGGCATCAacctccggccgctggacccgcCGGAGGAGGTGGTGTACACGCTGCTGCCCAACATGTGCTACTACGAGTTCATCAAGGTGGAgaaggacggcgacggcgagaaggtccgcgacggcgaggtggtggacctcgtcggcgtcgaggtCGGCGCCTACTACGAGCTCGTCGTCACCACCTTCACAG GGTTGTACCGGTACAGGGTGGGGGACATCCTGCAGGTGGCCGGGTTTCACAACGCGGCGCCGCAATTCCGGTTCGTGCACCGGCGCAACGTCGTCCTCAGCGTCGACACCGACAAGACCTCCGAGGacgacctcctccgcgccgtcaCCGCTGCGAAGCCCCTCCTCGACCCCCTCTCCTGCGTCCTCGCGGAGTACACCGCCTACGCCGACACCTCCTCCATCCCCGGCCACTACGTCCTCTTCTGGGAGCTCACCCCCtctccctcgccaccgccgccgccatgccatgacgacgccgacgacgcagCCGACATCGGCGAGGACAAGGACAAGGTGGCACACGTCATGGCGGCGTGCTGCGCCGCCGTGGAGGCCGGGCTGGACTCGGTGTACCGGCGGTGCAGGAGCCGGGACAGGTCGATCGGGCCGCTGGAGATCCGTGTCGTGGCGCCGGGGGCGTTCGACGCGCTCATGGACATGTGCGTGTCGCACGGCTCGTCGGTGAACCAGTACAAGACGCCGCGGTGCATCAAGCACCccgacgccatcgccgtccTCGAGCAGCGCGTCGTCGGCCGCTTCTTCAGCGACGCCGTCCCGCACTGGGAGCCCCTCAaggtcgacggcgccgccgccgcccccgccaccgGCAGCGACCAGTGA
- the LOC4350631 gene encoding uncharacterized protein, with amino-acid sequence MAALQLQALRAPAAAAAPLRSSSFCTPLSLPAPAPPRRGARASTASARITMRFGVASKQAYICRDCGYIYSDRTPFDKLPDKYFCPVCGAPKRRFKPYEPKVAKNANATDARKARKEQLKKDEAVGQALPIGIAVGILALAGLFFYLNSVY; translated from the exons ATGGCCGCCCTGCAGCTGCAGGCGCtgcgcgcgcccgccgccgccgcggcgccgctccGGTCGTCATCGTTCTGCACGCCGCTgtcgctgccggcgccggcgccgccgcggcgcggcgccagggcgtcgacggcgtcggcgaggatCACGATGCGCTTCGGCGTCGCGTCCAAGCAGGCCTACATCTGCCGCGACTGCGG GTACATCTACAGCGACAGGACCCCCTTCGACAAGCTTCCCGACAAGTACTTCTGCCCCG TTTGTGGAGCACCAAAGAGAAGGTTCAAGCCGTACGAGCCTAAGGTGGCCAAGAACGCCAACGCCACCGATGCCCGCAAGGCTAGGAAGGAGCAGCTGAAAAAGGACGAAGCCGTCGG GCAAGCGTTGCCTATCGGTATCGCCGTCGGGATACTTGCATTGGCCGGCTTGTTCTTCTACTTGAACAGTGTCTACTAG